Proteins from one Triticum aestivum cultivar Chinese Spring chromosome 7A, IWGSC CS RefSeq v2.1, whole genome shotgun sequence genomic window:
- the LOC123154335 gene encoding very-long-chain 3-oxoacyl-CoA reductase 1, translating into MAFLSQAQAAPAWFLSLAFLGTLYAAAFSFRLLAHLALCLRRPKDLRRRYGAWAVVTGPTSGIGRSVALELASRGLNLVLVDLNAANLKEIAHTVRSRHAVQTKTVVFDLSLVSTAQGDEAMRRLREAVAGLDVGVLVNNAGVAKPGAVYLHEADVEACVRMMRVNLWALTEVTAAVLPGMLERRRGAVVNMGSASSEAIPSFPLHTMYAATKRYVAQFSRSLYVEYRSKGIDVQCQAPFYVATRIVSRLAETGRAGRLSMFLIAPTPDAYASAAVRWIGHGPPLCAPNLGHQLLWCLAAVLPDFVHDWLRMREHLQHRALAQRASRRRAGVPITVK; encoded by the exons ATGGCATTCCTCAGTCAAGCGCAGGCGGCGCCGGCATGGTTCCTCTCGCTGGCCTTCCTCGGCACCCTTTACGCCGCTGCATTCTCGTTCCGGCTCCTCGCCCACCTCGCGCTCTGCTTGCGCCGGCCGAAGGACCTCCGGCGCCGCTACGGCGCCTGGGCCGTCGTCACCGGCCCGACGTCCGGCATCGGCCGGTCCGTCGCCCTGGAGCTCGCCAGCCGGGGGCTCAACCTCGTGCTCGTCGACCTCAACGCCGCCAATCTCAAGGAAATCGCTCACACCGTCAGATCTCGCCACGCCGTGCAGACCAAGACCGTGGTGTTCGATCTCTCGCTCGTTTCTACTGCCCAAG GTGACGAGGCGATGCGGCGGCTCCGAGAGGCCGTGGCGGGGCTGGACGTGGGAGTGCTGGTGAACAACGCCGGGGTGGCGAAGCCGGGCGCCGTGTACCTGCACGAGGCCGACGTGGAGGCCTGTGTGAGGATGATGCGGGTGAACCTGTGGGCGCTGACGGAGGTGACCGCCGCGGTGCTGCCGGGGATGCTGGAGCGACGCAGGGGCGCCGTCGTCAACATGGGCTCAGCCTCGTCGGAGGCCATCCCCTCCTTCCCCCTCCACACCATGTACGCTGCCACCAAAAG GTATGTTGCGCAGTTCTCCAGGAGCCTTTACGTTGAGTACAGAAGCAAAGGGATCGATGTGCAATGCCAG GCTCCGTTCTACGTGGCGACCAGGATAGTGTCAAGGCTGGCAGAGACCGGGCGGGCCGGGCGCCTCTCTATGTTCCTCATTGCGCCGACGCCCGACGCGTACGCGAGCGCGGCGGTGCGCTGGATCGGCCACGGCCCGCCCCTCTGCGCCCCCAACCTCGGCCACCAGCTCCTGTGGTGCCTCGCCGCCGTCCTGCCGGACTTCGTCCACGACTGGCTCCGCATGCGCGAGCACCTGCAGCACAGAGCGCTGGCTCAGAGAGCGTCGAGACGTCGTGCCGGCGTGCCAATAACTGTCAAGTGA